The Leguminivora glycinivorella isolate SPB_JAAS2020 chromosome 1, LegGlyc_1.1, whole genome shotgun sequence genome includes a region encoding these proteins:
- the LOC125232418 gene encoding uncharacterized protein LOC125232418, whose protein sequence is MVQRTVYSRISVRIAEEKQLLSEEKWIINALTKVRKERNRLQIDRLELENQKMQLMKRARSQATPTRPETPSEKVMKMMNSATTSAAIPDLEDLAHEISKEALCNEQELNLTVTNPILSLNYNNMVEEEVDSDGSDDADRVLLDMNMFMNGDPYGKPTKNK, encoded by the exons ATGGTCCAGAGAACCGTGTACTCGCGCATCAGCGTTCGTATAGCTGAGGAAAAACAGCTCTTATCAGAGGAGAAATGGATCATCAACGCCCTTACCAAAGTTCGCAAGGAGCGTAACCGTTTACAG ATTGATAGACTAGAACTAGAAAACCAAAAGATGCAGCTAATGAAACGGGCGCGGTCGCAAGCGACACCGACGCGGCCCGAGACGCCATCCGAGAAAGTCATGAAGATGATGAACTCGGCCACCACCAGTGCTGCGATCCCGGATCTTGAGGACCTCGCTCATGAGATCAGCAAAGAAGCGCTTTGCAATGAGCAGGAGCTCAATCTTACTGTCACTAATCCTATATTGA GTCTCAATTACAACAATATGGTGGAAGAGGAAGTAGACTCAGATGGCTCGGACGATGCTGACAGAGTGTTACTGGACATGAACATGTTCATGAATGGTGACCCTTATGGGAAACCTACAAAGAACAAATAG
- the LOC125232409 gene encoding uncharacterized protein LOC125232409, with the protein MSFDNCSDCDDCGPGYEFCSRRSSFPGVLPFDPLSIENLILSVVDKFDFRVMMTNERTRDAILVTAGFALAGGLIGKMCGGRMGAAVGGAVGGACGIGVVAISMREVWKEIRPKFADVFDLVYDYLAGLGIKDYASAAMFLANTNPQTTVLAKMILESSSHILGKQLVSNLGSLTSA; encoded by the exons ATGTCTTTCGATAACTGTAGCGACTGTGATGATTGCGGCCCCGGTTACGAATTTTGTTCGCGGCGCAGCTCGTTTCCCGGTGTGTTACCTTTTGATCCCTTGTCGATTGAAAATTTGATTTTGTCGGTCGTTGATAAATTCGACTTCCGCGTGATGATGACCAACGAGCGAACAAGGGATGCTATACTGGTGACCGCGGGGTTCGCTTTGGCCGGAGGCTTAATTGGAAAGATGTGCGGGGGACGAATGGGAGCGGCAGTTGGGGGAGCAGTTGGTGGTGCTTGCGGAATCGGTGTCGTTG CAATATCTATGCGGGAAGTGTGGAAAGAGATTCGGCCGAAGTTCGCAGACGTTTTCGACCTAGTCTACGACTACCTGGCTGGCCTGGGGATCAAGGACTACGCGAGTGCCGCCATGTTTCTGGCCAATACAAACCCGCAGACCACTGTATTAGCCAAGATGATTTTGGAGAGTTCTTCGCATATATTGGGAAAGCAGCTGGTGTCTAATCTTGGTTCTCTTACAAGTGCTTAA
- the LOC125232438 gene encoding uncharacterized protein LOC125232438, whose translation MAMEVQPFLHEVRYDQTWLEQVLLQLGDLFEIRIVWNSDTAVLTGAFALAGGLVGGYAGGRMGAALGVGIGGAAGLGVSTYVSLREIWASVKHQLKEILFIIFNYLRRMDPVDYYHALELVLACTASRRELVLTLLDFIASKLGKEVLSSITVA comes from the exons ATGGCGATGGAAGTGCAACCGTTTCTTCACGAAGTGCGATACGATCAGACCTGGCTTGAACAAGTCTTGCTGCAACTAG GAGACTTGTTTGAAATCCGCATAGTATGGAACAGTGACACCGCAGTCTTGACAGGGGCATTTGCTCTGGCCGGGGGGCTGGTTGGAGGGTATGCGGGCGGCAGGATGGGGGCTGCGCTGGGGGTCGGTATCGGCGGTGCAGCGGGCCTTGGGGTCTCTA CATATGTCTCCCTTCGAGAAATCTGGGCTTCAGTAAAACACCAGCTCAAAGAGATCCTGTTCATcatcttcaactatctccgacGCATGGACCCAGTGGACTACTACCACGCGTTGGAGCTCGTCCTAGCCTGCACGGCTAGTCGGAGGGAACTGGTGCTGACTTTATTGGACTTCATCGCTTCTAAATTAGGGAAGGAAGTGCTATCTAGTATTACTGTGGCGTAG